In Colletotrichum higginsianum IMI 349063 chromosome 1, whole genome shotgun sequence, one genomic interval encodes:
- a CDS encoding Sister chromatid separation protein, whose product MDDYEYLQPGFDSKSLTVPRLRSILVAHDIQYPATAKKPQLLQLFEDEVVPQAKKILAKQARAKRSSRGIIDAGSAQDIDSFDDYELAPPTPRATRSKSPRKATPRIKSEEYEQEAPPSVRSTKRTVRIPKTQIPEPELEPEVEQYTEPNHEPEPPKSIRKRAATPRIPKVKQEESEEDFFNRRESQYFSSENPFQSGSPAAQFVASPTGRRKTTGINAVSSRQEDGVRRRTDGHYAEDRPKSSKKSHAFEVPVNELLREEVPNLQSYEVEAGEEFTPDAQFEMEQEMAASGERAIAPRRAEPSRQRRSLSKPLWALAVSLFGAYGAWYRQEKVAVGYCGLGRPATQIIPADVPVPDWAVHLAEPQCEPCPQHAYCYADYSVRCEPDFLLKPHPLSFGGLVPLPPTCEPDGEKVRRVKAVADKAVEELRERRAQFECGDSANEASLAPDTPSIDEEELKAAISAKRSKKMNKQEFDDLWVAAIGDVKGREEVEAVPRKANSTSVSDAYLSSSSLARLPIGCAIKRSVKLGLARHRLSIGSLMLLISVYFYIQRKYRSHKATVAQVPALVDLVLSRLATQKELGEEDIDDPWLFLPNLRDDVLRSVHSLSERDRIWTRVKAVVEQNSNVRTSQREGRSGEVGRAWEWIGPIAGDGARRRKSGRRSDPAADIKTENTPGTPESKVGVHSRWEEPRPIY is encoded by the exons ATGGACGACTACGAGTATCTCCAGCCGGGGTTTGACTCCAAGTCGCTGACGGTGCCCCGGTTGCGATCCATCCTGGTTGCCCACGATATCCAGTATCCCGCCACAGCAAAGAAGCCCCAACTCCTCCAACTTTTCGAAGACGAGGTCGTCCCCCAAGCAAAGAAGATACTGGCGAAGCAAGCCAGGGCCAAGAGATCGAGCAGGGGCATTATCGACGCTGGAAGCGCCCAAGATATCGACTCTTTCGACGACTATGAGCTTGCCCCACCCACACCTAGAGCGACCAGGTCGAAATCGCCACGCAAGGCTACCCCCAGGATCAAGAGCGAGGAATACGAGCAAGAGGCACCGCCGTCAGTGAGATCGACTAAGAGGACGGTGCGGATTCCAAAGACACAAATACCAGAGCCTGAGCTTGAACCCGAAGTCGAGCAATACACAGAGCCAAACCACGAGCCAGAGCCGCCCAAGTCTATTCGCAAGCGCGCTGCCACTCCCAGGATCCCCAAGGTCAAGCAAGAAGAATCGGAAGAGGATTTTTTTAATCGAAGGGAGTCTCAATACTTCTCGTCAGAGAACCCTTTTCAGAGTGGTAGCCCTGCAGCGCAGTTCGTTGCCAGCCCAACAGGACGAAGGAAGACCACCGGCATAAATGCTGTCAGCAGCAGACAAGAAGATGGTGTTcgacgacggacggacggTCATTACGCTGAAGATCGACCGAAGTCATCGAAGAAGTCTCACGCATTCGAAGTTCCTGTTAACGAGTTGCTCCGCGAGGAGGTTCCGAACTTGCAGTCTTacgaggttgaggctggGGAGGAATTTACTCCTGATGCGCAGTTCGAGATGGAACAGGAGATGGCTGCGAGCGGCGAAAGAGCGATTGCGCCGCGTCGCGCAGAGCCTTCTCGCCAGAGACGTAGCCTCTCCAAGCCCCTATGGGCTCTTGCTGTCTCACTTTTCGGAGCCTATGGCGCATGGTATCGACAAGAGAAGGTCGCTGTCGGCTACTGTGGGCTCGGTCGGCCTGCTACACAAATCATCCCTGCCGACGTTCCAGTTCCCGACTGGGCTGTACATCTCGCCGAACCCCAGTGCGAGCCTTGCCCACAGCATGCATACTGCTACGCTGACTATTCCGTCCGTTGCGAGCCTGATTTTCTTCTCAAGCCGCACCCGCTGTCTTTCGGCGGCCTGGTGCCCCTTCCTCCAACCTGCGAGCCGGACGGGGAGAAGGTCAGAAGAGTCAAAGCGGTGGCCGACAAAGCTGTCGAAGAGTTGCGGGAGAGGCGTGCACAGTTCGAGTGCGGTGACTCTGCCAATGAGGCTAGCTTGGCACCAGATACCCCTTCcatcgatgaagaagagtTGAAGGCCGCCATCAGCGCCAAGCGAAGCAAGAAAATGAATAAGCAGGAGTTTGACGACCTTTGGGTTGCCGCTATCGGAGATGTCAAGGGCCGAGAGGAAGTGGAAGCGGTACC TAGAAAGGCCAATTCCACCTCAGTTTCAGACGCCTAcctctcgtcctcctctctcgCTCGGCTTCCGATCGGCTGCGCCATCAAGCGTTCAGTCAAGCTCGGGCTGGCAAGACATCGACTCTCAATTGGATCTCTGATGCTCTTGATCTCGGTCTACTTTTACATTCAACGCAAATACAGGTCGCACAAGGCAACCGTGGCGCAGGTCCCCGCGCTTGTTGACCTTGTGCTGTCCAGACTTGCAACGCAAAAGGAGCTCGGAGAAGAGGATATCGACGACCCTTGGCTATTCCTACCCAATCTCCGCGATGACGTTCTGCGGTCGGTGCATTCTCTCAGCGAGCGAGATCGTATCTGGACCCGAGTCAAGGCTGTCGTCGAGCAAAACAGTAATGTTCGAACCAGTCAAAGAGAGGGACGCAGCGGCGAGGTTGGTCGTGCATGGGAGTGGATCGGACCTATCGCTGGAGACGGCGCTAGACGGCGCAAGAGTGGACGTCGTTCGGACCCCGCAGCGGATATCAAGACTGAGAATACCCCTGGGACGCCGGAGAGTAAGGTTGGCGTGCATTCTAGGTGGGAGGAGCCGCGACCTATTTACTAA
- a CDS encoding ATP synthase subunit 4, whose protein sequence is MASRLARSAVGANLLRPTLARRTLPAISASIAGARNASNVPAEDPKKKAQSIVDALPGNSLLSKTAILSSSAALSVYAISNEYYVVNEETVVAFCLLAVWGGLIKYGGPAYSEWAQGQADKIKGILNSARADHTQAVKGRIEDVQQMSGVVDITKSLFAVSKETAQLEAQAYEHQQKTALAAEAKAVLDSWVRYEGQVKARQQKELAESIIAKVTKELENPKVLQQILQQSVADVEKIVSSKAQ, encoded by the exons ATGGCGTCCCGCTTGGCTAGAAGCGCCGTCG GCGCGAACCTCCTCCGGCCGACCCTTGCTCGCCGCACTCTGCCCGCCATCTCGGCTTCGATTGCCGGCGCCCGTAACGCCTCCAACGTCCCCGCTGAGGAtcccaagaagaaggcccagtccatcgtcgacgccctgccCGGCAACTCGCTTCTCTCCAAGACCGCCAtcctttcctcctccgccgccctcaGCGTTTACGCCATCAGCAACGAGTACTACGTTGTCAACGAGGagaccgtcgtcgccttctgCCTGCTTGCCGTCTGGGGCGGCCTGATCAAGTACGGAGGCCCGGCGTATAGCGAGTGGGCACAGGGACAGGCCGACAAGATTAAGGGCATCCTCAACTCGGCCCGCGCCGACCACACCCAGGCTGTCAAGGGCCGCATTGAGGACGTCCAGCAGATGTCCGGCGTCGTTGACATCACCAAGTCCCTCTTCGCCGTTTCCAAG GAAACTGCTCAGCTTGAGGCTCAAGCTTACGAGCACCAGCAGAAGACTGCCCTGGCTGcggaggccaaggccgtcctGGACTCTTGGGTCCGCTACGAGGGCCAGGTCAAGGCCCGCCAGCAGaaggagctcgccgagagCATCATCGCCAAGGTCACCAAGGAGCTTGAGAACCCCAAGGTCCTCCAGCAGATTCTCCAGCAGAGCGTTGCTGATGTTGAGA AGATCGTCTCCTCCAAGGCCCAATAG
- a CDS encoding CBF/Mak21 family protein, with translation MPAKISGDGLKRKRVANKEKLKKRVKSESESEAESSGDESNDPQAEILLLENEILESKKHYNNISKLIQTTSTHEDEPEAATLACVALCRVFVRLLSAGALVPRKGLPEKEAVVVQWLKERYFEYKSVLVSLLAEEDLAPTMLTLALRCLKAEAQHLYEKEEYIFPQNFLEQIVAGLLGSDSDDARVEFVEKYLTQYDDIRFFTLKAIKALTETPGSLPHDELFDDAFALLSNIGSVPTELGNFYVEKPKKKSHNVNSLHQHKKQGQDAWLAVLKLAATREQRKQVLDVMSNEIAPWFIRPELLADFLTDSYDAGGSISLLALSGVFYLIKERNLDYPSFYTKLYSLLDSEILHSKHRSRFFRLMDTFLSSTHLPAVLVASFIKRLARLSLNAPPSAIVFVVPWMYNILKRHPLCTFMIHRETRDPEAKALMEKQGVDDPFVADEADPAETHAIDSCLWEIVQLQSHYHPNVATIAKIMSEQFTKQSYNIEDFLDHSYGSLLEAEMSKQVRKPPVLEFQIPKKVFLPNDPESGFQDNLVTKLWNFE, from the exons ATGCCCGCCAAAATTTCGGGCGATGGcctgaagaggaagagagttGCCAATAAGGAGAAATTGAAGAAGCGCGTCAAATCGGAATCGGAGTCGGAAGCGGAGAGTAGCGGTGATGAGAGCAACGACCCTCAGGCTGAGATTTTGTTGCTCGAGAATGAGATTCTTGAGTCCAAAAAGCACTACAACAACATTTCAAAACTGATCCAGACTACGAGTACCCACGAAGATGAACCCGAGGCGGCGACCCTGGCTTGTGTGGCCCTATGCAGAGTCTTTGTGAGACTCCTCTCCGCAGGAGCTCTCGTCCCCAGGAAGGGTCTGCCAGAGAAAGAAGCGGTCGTTGTGCAGTGGCTCAAGGAACGATATTTTGAGTACAAGAGTGTGCTTGTCTCTCTTCTTGCCGAGGAGGATCTGGCGCCGACAATGCTGACGCTAGCCTTGCGGTGtctcaaggccgaggcccagcaCCTCTATGAGAAGGAAGAGTACATCTTCCCTCAAAACTTTCTCGAGCAGATCGTTGCGGGTCTTCTGGGCTCGGACAGCGATGATGCGCGCGTCGAGTTTGTAGAGAAGTATTTGACTCAATACGACGACATTCGCTTTTTCACCTTGAAGGCCATCAA GGCTCTGACTGAGACGCCTGGCTCTCTACCGCACGACGAGCTTTTCGATGATGCTTTTGCGTTGCTCTCAAACATCGGCAGCGTACCGACAGAACTGGGTAACTTCTACGTCGAGAAGCCAAAGAAGAAGTCGCACAACGTCAACTCCCTTCACCAACACAAGAAGCAAGGCCAGGACGCCTGGCTCGCGGTACTCAAGCTTGCAGCGACAAGAGAGCAGCGGAAGCAGGTGCTGGACGTCATGTCCAACGAGATTGCGCCCTGGTTCATCCGGCCGGAGTTGCTGGCCGACTTCCTCACAGACTCGTACGACGCGGGCGGTTCGATTTCGCTACTTGCTCTGTCGGGTGTCTTCTACCTTATCAAAGAGCGCAACCTCGATTACCCGTCGTTCTATACAAAGCTTTACTCCCTTCTAGACAGCGAGATCTTGCACTCGAAGCACCGCTCTAGGTTCTTCCGGCTGATGGACACATTCCTGTCATCGACTCATTTGCCAGCGGTGCTGGTGGCAAGTTTTATTAAAAGACTGGCACGTTTGAGCTTGAACGCTCCCCCGAGTGCCATCGTCTTTGTAGTACCTTGGATGTACAACATCCTCAAGAGGCACCCACTCTGCACGTTCATGATCCACAGGGAGACGAGAGACCCGGAGGCCAAGGCGCTCATGGAGAAGCAGGGCGTCGATGATCCGTTTGTGGCCGACGAGGCTGATCCGGCGGAGACGCACGCCATTGATAGTTGTCTTTGGGAGATCGTGCAGCTGCAGTCGCACTACCACCCCAACGTAGCGACGATTGCCAAGATCATGTCGGAGCAGTTTACCAAGCAGTCCTACAACATCGAGGACTTCCTTGATCACTCATACGGCAGT TTGCTCGAGGCCGAAATGAGCAAGCAGGTCCGGAAGCCTCCCGTTCTCGAGTTCCAGATTCCCAAGAAGGTGTTCCTCCCGAACGACCCAGAGTCTGGGTTCCAGGACAATCTAGTGACGAAGCTGTGGAACTTCGAGTGA
- a CDS encoding CorA-like Mg2+ transporter — protein MSGSPFQPMAAHLQASTPRRPSMNPGSSSATPPPPATPSSNADRTDPNGQHQQPRRRKNHRGGAKKKRNRRKSFAVLPEESHDEAPDPAPEREDFYRQRTNLSNTSIESEALLDHREQQPLRPRRPSVMNVSAPFPASTATPQTGSRLRNAYVGDSGEDDDGSWDEGAPLLSRSIQRSSTAPMFPSYGSSDPRQRASRRGSSRSSRTKLATPFQNDSYNVNYPPSMPGSPTFRPSDPLNLSFGDVMIHDDEIDIHASPRSSRRGSVGSHSERDGRNDSSPDLARRNTIALTAQEDVCFPSGISEIGDEEGHSQDPTAKQRPRRRRRRWPDLAILEEWSRFEKEGRSDERRVKRITEPQLINGRLRPITREWYRAEEDAPYRFTYFNEEFQSTIHSQTISELVQPGGNFQELFIPDPRVLSDDESEDSEEEAGLAPLSTHHSHTGLNGDSRAPTRQPSLANTQTESERRDGVKSPDKTSGGSSRAGSVHRTPTGVRSPVVGNQTTQTPELLVKTPRYGERPVWWLDVLSPTEAEMKVLSKAFGIHPLTAEDIMVQEAREKVELFRHYYFVNYRSFDQDQNSEDYLEPVNMYVIVFREGVISFHFSMTPHPANVRRRIRQLKDYLIVNSDWISYAIIDDITDVFVPLIQNIEDEVDDIDDEILRLHSTSGTTKNDVFDEKASNAGTSVGSEGDMLRRVGDCRKRVMSLYRLLGNKADVIKGFAKRCNERWEVAPRSDIGLYLGDIQDHIVTMTSNLSHYEKILARSHGNYLAQINIRMNERQEQTADVLGKLTVLGTIVLPMNIITGLWGMNVWVPGQEYEGDLKWFWAITAGLLAFGMGCYLIAKRVYNIV, from the exons ATGTCCGGCAGTCCATTCCAACCCATGGCCGCCCATTTGCAGGCGTCGACGCCCCGAAGACCATCCATGAACCCAGGCTCGAGCTCGgcaacaccaccgccaccggcAACACCCTCAAGCAATGCAGACCGGACTGATCCAAACGGACAGCACCAACAGCCACGTCGGCGCAAGAATCACCGAGGCggggccaagaagaagcgcaaccGCCGTAAGTCTTTCGCCGTCTTGCCCGAGGAGTCGCACGACGAAGCCCCCGATCCCGCACCTGAGCGCGAGGACTTCTACCGTCAGCGCACCAATCTGAGCAACACGAGCATCGAGAGTGAAGCGCTTTTGGATCATCG AGAACAGCAACCACTCCGGCCTCGAAGACCGTCCGTCATGAATGTCTCTGCGCCGTtcccggcctcgacggcgacgcctcAAACGGGCAGCAGGCTACGCAATGCTTACGTTGGCGACAGTggggaggatgatgacggaTCGTGGGATGAGGGCGCACCTTTACTGTCCAGGTCCATTCAGCGCTCTTCGACTGCGCCGATGTTTCCTAGTTATGGCTCGAGCGACCCTCGCCAGCGAGCGAGCCGACGCGGGTCCAGCAGGTCCTCCAGGACGAAGCTCGCGACACCTTTCCAAAATGACAGTTACAACGTCAACTACCCCCCGTCAATGCCCGGGTCACCGACCTTCCGACCATCTGATCCGTTGAACCTGAGCTTTGGGGACGTCATGatccacgatgacgagaTTGATATCCACGCCTCGCCGCGCAGCAGTCGTCGGGGCAGCGTTGGCTCTCATTCGGAACGCGATGGCCGTAATGATTCATCCCCTGATCTGGCACGGAGAAACACCATCGCATTGACTGCTCAAGAGGACGTTTGTTTCCCGAGCGGCATCTCCGAAatcggcgacgaggaagggCATTCACAGGACCCCACGGCCAAGCAACGTCcgaggcgccgccgtcgccgttggccaGATCTCGCTATTCTCGAAGAATGGAGCCGGTTTGAAAAAGAGGGGCGCAGCGACGAGAGGCGCGTGAAGCGTATCACCGAGCCTCAGCTCATCAACGGTCGTCTACGGCCCATTACCCGAGAATGGTATCGTGCCGAGGAAGATGCGCCATATCGCTTTACTTACTTCAACGAAGAATTCCAGAGCACCATTCACAGCCAGACTATATCGGAGCTCGTGCAGCCTGGTGGCAACTTTCAGGAGCTGTTCATTCCAGACCCACGCGTTCTTTCCGATGACGAGAGCGAAGACAGTGAAGAGGAGGCCGGTTTGGCGCCCCTATCCACGCACCACTCCCACACGGGGCTGAATGGAGATTCTCGAGCTCCAACTCGGCAGCCATCTCTGGCAAACACTCAAACGGAGAGTGAGAGACGAGACGGCGTCAAATCCCCAGACAAGACCTCAGGAGGCAGCTCTCGTGCTGGATCAGTCCACCGAACGCCCACTGGAGTCCGATCTCCGGTTGTGGGCAACCAGACCACACAGACGCCCGAGTTGCTCGTCAAGACACCCAGGTATGGCGAAAGGCCAGTGTGGTGGCTCGATGTGCTTTCCCCGACCGAGGCAGAGATGAAGGTGCTATCCAAGGCTTTCGGCATTCACCCGCTTACCGCCGAGGACATCATGGTTCAGGAGGCGCGGGAGAAGGTGGAGTTGTTCCGCCACTACTACTTCGTCAACTACCGATCTTTCGATCAGGACCAAAACAGTGAAGACTACCTCGAGCCCGTCAACATGTATgtcatcgtcttccgcgAGGGCGTCATCAGCTTCCACTTCTCTATGACACCGCATCCCGCCAACGTGCGCCGCCGTATCCGTCAGCTCAAGGACTACCTGATTGTCAACTCAGACTGGATCTCGTatgccatcatcgacgacatcACGGACGTGTTTGTGCCATTGATCCAAAACATTGAAGACGAAGTCGATGACATTGATGACGAAATCTTGAGGCTTCACTCGACGAGTGGCACCACTAAGAACGACGTGTTTGACGAGAAGGCAAGCAATGCAGGAACATCGGTTGGATCCGAAGGCGACATGCTTCGGCGAGTGGGCGACTGCCGCAAACGTGTCATGAGTCTGTATCGTTTGCTCGGCAACAAGGCAGATGTCATCAAGGGCTTTGCGAAACGGTGCAACGAGCGCTGGGAGGTTGCCCCGAGGTCAGATATCGGGCTGTATCTGGGCGATATTCAGGATCATATTGTGACCATGACGTCCAACCTCAGTCACTACGAAAA GATTCTTGCCCGGTCTCATGGCAACTACCTCGCGCAGATCAACATCCGCATGAACGAGCGACAGGAGCAGACGGCCGATGTTCTCGGCAAGCTGACTGTGCTGGGCACCATCGTGCTGCCCATGAACATTATCACTGGTTTGTGGGGTATGAACGTATGGGTGCCCGGCCAGGAGTACGAAGGCGACTTGAAATGGTTCTGGGCCATCACCGCAGGCCTCTTGGCATTCGGCATGGGATGCTACCTGATTGCGAAGAGGGTTTACAATATTGTTTAA